The Romeriopsis navalis LEGE 11480 nucleotide sequence GGCTTGACTGTCGTAAAACACGACCGGCGCAAATTCCATCCCCACAGAAGTATCGCGGCTCAAACTCCAAGTTGTATTACGGCTCAGCAGATCAATCTCGCCGGTTTGAACCGCCGTAAACCGCTCTTTGGCGTTGAGGTTACGATAGTCAACTTGGTCGGGGTTATCGAAGAGCGCCGCAGCGATCGCCCGGCAAATATCCACATCGAGACCAGAATATTTCCCATTCTTAGCCACAAAGCTAAAGCCTGGCAGCTCCCCGCTGACCCCACAGCTCAGCTCGCCGCGGGCCATTACCGCGGCCAATTTCCCTTGGACTTTTCCCCCGCTGCCAGAATCAGCCGTATCACCGCAGGCGGCGATCGCACCGGTCAAAATTGTTAATAGGGCAAATAGGAAAAGCCGAGCCGGGGACTGACGCATAACAAAATTCATCAAGTAAGGATGAGCAGGCTGATTGTAACAGGTGAATTGTCCTGCGTCTTCGATCTTACGGGGTTGCTTGGGGAATTGCGGAGTGGATTGGCCTTAAGTGCCGTGGATAAATGCGATCAGTCGATCGGCTATATCCGTAGAGACACAAGAAAATCTAACTTATGACACATCAACTTCTCCCGTAGACGGGACGACATTGACGGGTAGCAGCCGATGTAATGGGGTTGAGTCAGCCTCATTCGCTCCTAACTCTTTATAAAATTCTTCTAGGTGAATCGTGCGTAAGCTGTTTGTTCCACCCTGGCATCGCCTCATGGTTGGGGAACTGTTTCCAGCTCTGGAATACCGTTCTGTGAATCGTCAATTGCTGCCGGTCTGGTTATTACTAGGCTTGGGGTTGGGACTTCGCTTCGCCAATTTGTTAGGTAAACCGGTGTGGCTCGATGAGGCATTTACGCTATTCCATATTTCTGGTTTTCAGCCCCAAGCGGCGGTGACGAATTTGGTCACAGGCCTACCCGTTACTGTCGCTGACCTCCTACAGTATCAGCAGCCCCAAGTGGCACATAGTTTGGGACAGACCATTCGGAATATCGCAGAGACTGCCCCCGAACTGCCTCCGCTGTATTTTGCCTTGTTACATCGCTGGATGCAGTTATTTGGGGGGGGGGTTTGGGCCATGCGCTTTTTGAGTGCGATCATTAGCCTCGCGGTGTTTCCGACGGTGTATTGGCTCTGTATCGAACTGTTTGGTTTGCCGATTGTTGGTTGGTACAGCATGGCCTTGATCGCTGTTTCACCATTTCATCTGAACATCGCGCAGGAAATTCGCCCCTATAGCCTGTGGTCCGTCTGTTTTTTGGTCGCAAGTGCCTTATTTTTGCGAGCCCAACGGCGTGAATCCTGGCGGGATTGGGTTGGATTTAGCGGCGCGGTATTAGTGGGGATGTACACCCATTTATTTATGCTGCTGCCGTGGTTGATCTATTGGCTACATAGTTTGCTGCGTGCAAAGTTGCAGCTGACGCGGGCCTTCAAACAATTCGTCGTGGTCAATGGATTTATTGTGGCTGGGTTTATTCCTTGGCTCTGGTTTGGTTTCTTGATGCCGCGGGGAGGGCGAGAAGCCGTGTTTGCGAAACCCTTTGATTCCTCTCTGGGATTAATTAAAGGGTTGATGCAAGGGGTCGGGCGTTTCTTTGTTGACTTTAGTTTGAATGAGACGAGTCCCCGTTGGGGTTTACTGCTCTATGGTCTGTGTGTTTTGGCCGTATTAGGGCTCGCTGGCTATAGTCTGATTTATGTGGCACGGCATGGCCCTCGACGCACCCGCAGTTTTATCTGGCTTATGGGACTTCTGCCAATCAGTCTATTTATTGTGAGTGATTTATTACTCAATGCCAGTCGGACTAGCTTTACTCGCTACTACACGCCAAGTGTGATTGTGATTGAAATTGCAATTGCTTATTGTATGGCGGCTAAGCAAACCTTCCGATTTCAAAGTTCGGCAATTAAACCACGGTGGGAAAAGCGATGGTTAGCCTTACTACTGGTGGGCACATTATCCTGTGGTTGGTTTATTCTGATGCCGACTTGGTGGAGTAAGACGAAAACCGCGGCTAATCTATGCATTGTCGAGACCACCAGCAGTGCCGCGGCCTCCGTGATTGTGACTGATGAGTTTTATATGCGATCGTTGGCCCTGGCCCATCAGCTCAAACCAACCGTGGCGTTTCAGTTCTACCCGCTCAAATCAAAAACTGCACCGAGCTTAACGCCAACGGTGCAGTCTACTTTTCTCTATATGCCATCGCCGCAGTTTCTCAAGGCGATGCGCGGTCGTTATCAATTGAGATCAGTCTGTCAGCCAGCCCTCTGGAAAGTCGATGCAATCAAGGAATGAGACGATCGTTCAACTCCCATTGAGCGCGAATCTTAACTCTCCGCATCTTCGCTATTGAGCCGACCAAACACGGGGAGCAGAAATGCGACGATCGCCCCGCCCAGGAACCCAATGAAGTTGCGCGCTAACGGTAACCACTCGGATGTGCGAGTCACAACTGGGCCAATCCCAAAGGAGATAAATAGAATGCCCCAGAGCGGTGAAAAGATGAGCGCCCACTGCCAAGCAAATCCCTGTCCGGCCTTACGCGGTTGAGCCGTAAACCCAAGGATAACCCCACCAATAATTGACGTGACTAATGTCAATAGCCATTGCTCACGTGGCAATCCTGGTACGACGCTACAACCATCTTGGCGGAGGCAAAGTTCAAGGGTTTGAATGGTTTGCAAAATCGCTTGATCTTCACCGTTATCCCGAACAAAGAATTGGTTGCCAAAGCGAGTTTGGAGTTCAACCCAAAACGTGCGTGATAGCAATGGGTAAACTTGTTCGCCGACGCTGAAATTGAGAATATTGCCACCGCGACCATCCGCAACCAACATCACAGTTTTATCATCAAGTCCCCAAAACCCTTTAACTGCACGACCGGGGGTTTGATCAAACTGAGTTAAGACGCGGAGTTTCCAGCCTGTCTCTTGTTCGAATGCGCCGAGATCCTTATCGAGTTTCTCTTCCTGGATTTGGGTCAGGTTATTCGCGAGGTCGATCACATTCGTGGGGTGATCAGGCAGCAATTGCGGATTTTCAAAGGCATGGGCCGCTGGCGCAATGCTCCACAATCCCAAACAGACGATCGCGCTCAGCAATAATGTGAACATCTGACGCAAACCGCATCGTCGGCCAGTCTGATGCATTGCGCGTTGATCCGGCGTAAGCCAGTGTTTAACATTGAGTTGCTGCATTTTTAATGCTTTCATCTAAATCTTTCCCAACCCGTAAAAATGAGAGGAATTCTCAAACTCGTTACATTTGTTTAAGCCTTATTTATCTTAAGAGCGGATGATCCCAGCGTCAATTCGATGCTGGCGAAAAGTTGGTGCTGGGTTGACTCGATTGATCAAGCCGCAAATTTACAACTGGTTATTCGGCTGTTTTAGGCGATTGGGCCGTGGTTTCAGCATGCGGATTTGGGGGCGGGACAGGGGAACTTGCCGATAATGGGGCAATTTGCGGCTGATTCGTTGAGTGATCGGCTTCCTGGAATGGTGGTTCGACTGTGCTTGCTTCCGATATTTCTGACAGTTCCGATTTGGCAATTGGCGTTGCGGTATCTGGCGTATCTGCGGCGACTGGCACCTCATTTGTCAGGGTTTGCCAAGCGGCTTTAAAGCCTGCCGTGAGGCTCTTAGTCGTAGTTGCGACTTGTTTCGTTTGGGCTTTGGCTGTAGCGACACTACTATCTACTTGCTGTGCGACTTGGCCAACACTTTGGATACTGTCGGTCATATCATCAGTTAATTCGGTGAGTTCGAGACTAGTCAGACGAATGGCTTCTAGCGTGGGGGGTAGTTCACGATTCAAAGTATCAAATAGCTTCTCGGCACCTTGAGCTGCCCGCCCTAACTCTTTGATCGCCGGGATCATCGTCATCAAAATCGCAGCGATACTGATCGCAACAAGCAAAACGGATAGTCCCAGCCAGAAAATCGGATCCATGTATTACCTATGCCAATTCACCGATGCGGTGCTCGATCATCATGCGACGCTGGACGATCATCGTCGTCTAGCACTGACGTTTCAACGACTTGTACTGAGCCGTTTTGTTGGGCCTCGCGCGTAGCTTCAACCCCCGCACTAATTGCATCTTTAAGTCTTACCAGGGTGCCATCCCAGTTTTTGATTGCCGTTTCGGAAAGGCGATCGGCTTGGAGCTGGACAGTGCTGGATAAATCTTCGGCGATATCCGGCAGGGCATCCGCAGTTTTTTTGAGGATGCGCCGTGTTTCTTGGCCCGTCCGGGGTGCCGAGACCAGTCCGGCAATTGCCCCGGCAGCGGCACCTAACATCATGCCGACGACAAATGCGCCTGATCGCTTACCTGACATAACGTTTCCCCAACATAGTGATGATTCAGCGGCGTCGAATGAACTAGAGTTTAATTTTAGTGTGATGTCACTTCCGGCGATCCTGCTGGCTGACCTTAGGCCGATCGGCGCCGACGCATCAAGGGCTGTAATGATCGCTTACCCGGAATGAACTGACTCCCGAAGCTAACTAAACCGAGAATCTTTTGGAGCTGGCGGAGTTCGGCTTCGAGTTGGCGATAGCTGTGGCGTAATTGGCGCGTTTGAGTTTGACCGACAACAATGGATGCCGGTGCTTCATGCAGCACTTCATGGGTCACACGATCGGCCTCTAACAGTGCATCAGCCGCTTGGGCCAGGGCCTGACGCCAGATCCACAGCTGGCGGGCCAGATAAAAGCCGAAGCTGGCGAGTAGCAAATTGAAAATTAGGATGGCGATCAGCATTGTCGCAGGTGTCCTACTTGAGCGGGAATCGTTTTTATCATAGCGGGGATTCCGTGCCAGCGGCATTTCTATCGCTGAAACTCGCGCGATGGCCCTGGCAATCCACTGCTCAGTCGAGAAGTGTCAGCCGATCAGCGAAGTGATCGGCCAGTATTTTAAACCTAATCGAGTCCGGCATTGCGCCGATGA carries:
- a CDS encoding DUF948 domain-containing protein: MDPIFWLGLSVLLVAISIAAILMTMIPAIKELGRAAQGAEKLFDTLNRELPPTLEAIRLTSLELTELTDDMTDSIQSVGQVAQQVDSSVATAKAQTKQVATTTKSLTAGFKAAWQTLTNEVPVAADTPDTATPIAKSELSEISEASTVEPPFQEADHSTNQPQIAPLSASSPVPPPNPHAETTAQSPKTAE
- a CDS encoding glycosyltransferase family 39 protein, yielding MRKLFVPPWHRLMVGELFPALEYRSVNRQLLPVWLLLGLGLGLRFANLLGKPVWLDEAFTLFHISGFQPQAAVTNLVTGLPVTVADLLQYQQPQVAHSLGQTIRNIAETAPELPPLYFALLHRWMQLFGGGVWAMRFLSAIISLAVFPTVYWLCIELFGLPIVGWYSMALIAVSPFHLNIAQEIRPYSLWSVCFLVASALFLRAQRRESWRDWVGFSGAVLVGMYTHLFMLLPWLIYWLHSLLRAKLQLTRAFKQFVVVNGFIVAGFIPWLWFGFLMPRGGREAVFAKPFDSSLGLIKGLMQGVGRFFVDFSLNETSPRWGLLLYGLCVLAVLGLAGYSLIYVARHGPRRTRSFIWLMGLLPISLFIVSDLLLNASRTSFTRYYTPSVIVIEIAIAYCMAAKQTFRFQSSAIKPRWEKRWLALLLVGTLSCGWFILMPTWWSKTKTAANLCIVETTSSAAASVIVTDEFYMRSLALAHQLKPTVAFQFYPLKSKTAPSLTPTVQSTFLYMPSPQFLKAMRGRYQLRSVCQPALWKVDAIKE
- a CDS encoding TPM domain-containing protein, translating into MKALKMQQLNVKHWLTPDQRAMHQTGRRCGLRQMFTLLLSAIVCLGLWSIAPAAHAFENPQLLPDHPTNVIDLANNLTQIQEEKLDKDLGAFEQETGWKLRVLTQFDQTPGRAVKGFWGLDDKTVMLVADGRGGNILNFSVGEQVYPLLSRTFWVELQTRFGNQFFVRDNGEDQAILQTIQTLELCLRQDGCSVVPGLPREQWLLTLVTSIIGGVILGFTAQPRKAGQGFAWQWALIFSPLWGILFISFGIGPVVTRTSEWLPLARNFIGFLGGAIVAFLLPVFGRLNSEDAES
- a CDS encoding YtxH domain-containing protein, giving the protein MSGKRSGAFVVGMMLGAAAGAIAGLVSAPRTGQETRRILKKTADALPDIAEDLSSTVQLQADRLSETAIKNWDGTLVRLKDAISAGVEATREAQQNGSVQVVETSVLDDDDRPASHDDRAPHR